A window of Flavobacterium flavigenum contains these coding sequences:
- a CDS encoding LTA synthase family protein, which yields MTFYKKLSPFYNLGVFYFTISFVLRIVLILHPITQSSFNFLEIIKIFSLGLLNDLFVFMILSAFLWLYLIFISDSKYNKPAGYIILGFLILLLLYIVSGKSIFDEYGGALPKIVTIFVGIKTSLFAVFLFMQKLKKRIRFWLFAFVIFLYVLLILQNGISEYFFWNEFGVKYNFIAVNYLIYTNEVIGNIMQSYPVIPIFSALFLATAIITYFIIKKSRIYIDEIPDFKTKIKISAVYIAFFLVSLIAIPALAKTENSKNVFVNELQSNGLYKFFLAFQNNKLDYFEFYKTLPHRKAYAILQQQITSVSAQNTSRNIESDYPENHKNVVLITIESYSADFFKSYGNTNNITPFLDSLKQKSLEFTNLYATGNRTVRGLEAVTLCLPPSPGESIVKREDNKNKFSTGNIFKQKGYNVKFMYGGDAFFDNMRDFYSGNGYEIVDKSNFADEEITFSNVWGVCDEDMYNKAIKIMNAEAKERKPFFNHIMTVSNHRPFTYPNNKIDISGDAKSRDGGVKYTDYALRKFFDMAGKQPWFKNTVFVIVADHCASSAGKTELPLDKYRIPAFIYSPSVKAEKYNQLMSQIDLMPTVFGLLHFDYESKFYGQDVFKPDYKPRAFIATYQDLGMIKDNVLTILSPKQQVKQYQLALIPKKGILPEYQIHYEEKALKTERTDLVNETISFYQTAADLLKRKAYQK from the coding sequence ATGACTTTCTACAAGAAACTTTCACCGTTTTATAATCTTGGTGTATTTTATTTTACCATCAGTTTTGTGTTGCGTATTGTACTGATTTTACATCCAATAACTCAAAGCTCTTTTAACTTTTTAGAAATCATTAAAATCTTCAGTCTTGGCTTATTGAATGATTTGTTTGTCTTTATGATTCTAAGTGCTTTTTTATGGCTGTATTTAATATTTATTTCTGATTCCAAATACAACAAGCCTGCAGGTTATATAATTTTGGGTTTTCTAATTCTCTTATTGTTATATATTGTATCTGGAAAAAGCATTTTTGATGAATATGGCGGTGCTTTGCCTAAAATTGTTACCATTTTTGTGGGTATTAAAACTTCATTGTTTGCAGTATTTTTGTTTATGCAAAAACTGAAAAAGAGAATCAGGTTCTGGTTATTTGCTTTTGTTATTTTTCTATATGTTTTATTGATCCTGCAAAATGGAATAAGTGAATATTTTTTCTGGAATGAATTTGGAGTTAAATACAATTTCATAGCTGTAAACTACCTCATTTACACCAATGAAGTTATTGGGAATATTATGCAATCGTATCCTGTCATTCCAATATTTAGTGCTTTATTTTTGGCAACGGCAATCATTACTTATTTTATTATAAAAAAATCAAGAATCTATATTGATGAAATTCCTGATTTTAAAACTAAAATTAAGATTTCCGCGGTTTATATTGCATTCTTTTTAGTTTCCTTAATTGCAATTCCAGCTTTAGCCAAAACAGAAAATTCAAAAAATGTATTTGTTAACGAACTACAGTCTAATGGCTTGTATAAATTTTTTCTTGCCTTTCAAAATAATAAACTGGACTATTTTGAATTTTACAAAACCCTGCCACACAGAAAAGCATATGCAATTCTACAACAGCAAATCACAAGCGTTTCAGCACAAAATACTAGTCGTAATATAGAAAGCGATTATCCTGAGAACCATAAAAATGTAGTGCTGATTACAATAGAAAGTTATAGTGCTGATTTCTTTAAATCCTATGGAAACACTAATAATATTACTCCTTTTTTAGATAGTCTGAAGCAAAAGAGCCTAGAGTTTACCAATTTATATGCAACAGGAAACCGTACGGTTCGCGGCCTCGAAGCTGTAACTTTATGCTTACCGCCTTCTCCCGGTGAAAGCATAGTAAAACGTGAAGATAATAAAAACAAATTCTCAACCGGAAACATTTTTAAACAAAAAGGATATAATGTAAAATTCATGTACGGAGGCGATGCCTTTTTTGATAATATGAGAGATTTTTATTCTGGTAATGGATATGAAATCGTTGACAAATCAAACTTTGCAGATGAGGAAATTACGTTTTCGAATGTTTGGGGAGTGTGTGATGAAGACATGTACAATAAAGCCATAAAAATTATGAATGCGGAGGCAAAAGAAAGAAAACCATTCTTTAATCATATTATGACTGTCAGCAATCACAGGCCTTTTACGTATCCTAATAATAAAATTGACATTTCCGGAGATGCTAAATCCAGGGATGGTGGCGTAAAATATACGGATTATGCTTTAAGGAAATTCTTTGATATGGCAGGTAAACAACCCTGGTTTAAAAATACTGTTTTTGTAATTGTAGCCGATCATTGTGCTTCAAGTGCTGGAAAAACAGAGCTGCCGTTAGATAAATACCGAATTCCGGCTTTTATTTACAGTCCGTCTGTCAAAGCTGAAAAATACAATCAGCTCATGTCTCAAATCGATTTAATGCCAACGGTTTTCGGACTGCTGCATTTTGATTATGAAAGCAAGTTTTACGGACAGGATGTTTTTAAACCAGATTACAAACCAAGAGCTTTTATCGCAACATATCAGGATTTAGGAATGATAAAAGATAATGTATTGACCATTTTGTCACCAAAACAGCAGGTAAAACAATACCAGTTAGCATTAATTCCAAAAAAAGGCATTTTACCCGAATATCAGATTCATTATGAAGAAAAAGCTTTGAAAACTGAAAGAACCGATTTAGTAAATGAAACTATTTCGTTTTATCAGACCGCTGCAGATTTACTGAAAAGAAAAGCATATCAAAAATGA
- a CDS encoding response regulator transcription factor: MHILIVEDELGIVQFLKQGLEEEGYEITTASDGLIGFELAQSQQFDLILLDWMLPKISGIDLCKAIRIKNQTTPIIFLTAKDTVKETIEGLRAGANDYIKKPFSFEELTERIKVHLRHKKGSETLLLGNIKVDVSKYLVLKNDEEIGLTQREFELLRYLIENKGKVCTRNQILKDVWNINFEYDTGVIDVFMNAIRKKLNLKIEEDYIKTIRGVGYIAND; this comes from the coding sequence ATGCATATTTTAATAGTTGAGGATGAGTTAGGTATTGTTCAGTTTTTGAAACAAGGCCTGGAGGAAGAGGGATATGAGATAACTACAGCCAGTGATGGTTTAATAGGTTTTGAACTAGCCCAAAGCCAGCAATTTGATTTGATTTTACTGGACTGGATGCTGCCAAAGATTAGTGGTATAGACCTTTGTAAAGCTATTAGGATTAAAAATCAGACAACCCCAATTATTTTTTTAACGGCAAAAGATACTGTAAAAGAAACCATCGAAGGGTTGAGGGCTGGAGCAAACGATTATATCAAAAAACCATTTAGTTTTGAGGAGCTTACTGAAAGGATCAAAGTTCATTTAAGGCATAAAAAAGGTTCGGAAACACTATTGTTAGGAAATATTAAAGTTGATGTATCAAAATACCTTGTTTTAAAAAATGATGAGGAGATTGGGCTTACCCAAAGGGAGTTTGAATTACTTCGTTACCTGATTGAAAACAAAGGAAAAGTATGCACCCGGAACCAGATTTTAAAAGATGTCTGGAATATTAATTTTGAATATGATACCGGGGTTATAGATGTTTTCATGAATGCTATCAGAAAAAAACTGAATTTAAAAATTGAAGAAGACTATATAAAAACCATCCGTGGTGTAGGTTATATTGCTAATGACTAG
- the hisG gene encoding ATP phosphoribosyltransferase, giving the protein MSTLKIAIQKSGRLNEDSIQILKDCGISINNGIDQLKAEASNFPLEVLYLRNSDIPQYLIDGVVDLAIVGDNLLVEKGKGIEVVQKLGFSKCKVSVAVPKTFEYNSVQDLAGLRIATSYPNTVNEYFGSFGLTVDIHQISGSVEIAPNIGLADAIVDIVSSGSTLFKNNLKEVEVILKSEAVLAVSPKVSPEIQKHIDTLKFRIQSVLRARNSKYILMNVPNDKIDEIGRILPVLRSPTVLPLAEEGWSSVHSVIDKDTFWDVIDQLKEAGAEGILVCPIEKMVL; this is encoded by the coding sequence ATGAGTACTTTAAAAATTGCAATTCAGAAATCAGGTCGTTTAAACGAAGACAGCATCCAGATCCTAAAAGACTGCGGTATTTCAATCAACAATGGAATCGATCAGCTAAAAGCAGAAGCTTCAAATTTTCCTCTTGAAGTTTTATATTTAAGAAATTCTGATATCCCTCAATACTTAATTGACGGAGTAGTAGATTTAGCAATTGTAGGGGATAATCTTTTGGTAGAAAAAGGAAAAGGTATCGAAGTGGTTCAGAAATTAGGATTCTCAAAATGTAAAGTTTCTGTAGCAGTTCCAAAAACTTTTGAATACAATTCGGTTCAGGATTTGGCTGGTTTGCGTATTGCAACTTCATATCCAAATACAGTTAATGAATATTTTGGTTCATTCGGATTGACAGTTGATATTCACCAGATTTCAGGTTCGGTAGAAATTGCACCTAATATTGGTCTTGCCGATGCCATTGTTGATATCGTTTCAAGCGGAAGTACTTTGTTTAAAAACAATTTGAAAGAAGTTGAGGTAATTTTGAAAAGTGAAGCGGTTTTAGCGGTTTCTCCAAAAGTTTCCCCTGAAATTCAAAAGCACATCGATACTTTAAAATTTAGGATCCAGTCGGTATTGAGAGCCAGAAATTCAAAATATATTTTGATGAATGTGCCAAATGACAAGATTGATGAAATTGGCAGAATTTTACCGGTTTTGAGAAGCCCTACCGTTCTCCCGTTGGCAGAAGAAGGCTGGAGCAGCGTTCACTCTGTAATCGATAAAGATACTTTTTGGGACGTAATCGATCAGTTGAAAGAAGCCGGAGCAGAAGGGATTCTGGTTTGCCCAATTGAGAAAATGGTACTATAA
- a CDS encoding YoaK family protein: protein MFKHKGKARTLKHNLRIASLLSFVAGIVNVGGFLAVQRLTTNVTGHFAFFVDEIFKLNFWQAFVYFLYIFFFFLGSFSSNLLVEITSKTSDRLIYVIPTIIESAILFFLALSGQFLISQTPNLLACSLLFAMGLQNSLVTTISNSTVRTTHLTGLFTDLGIELSQLFFYKNKDQKDKLYSSIKLRLTIIAFFFLGGLLSGIFYSALQLYVLAIAATVLIIGIIYDDLKLKLIRYNRSQNEKGKKDT from the coding sequence ATGTTTAAACACAAGGGAAAGGCGAGAACATTAAAGCATAATTTAAGGATTGCTTCATTACTGTCATTTGTTGCTGGAATTGTTAATGTAGGGGGATTTTTAGCTGTTCAAAGACTGACAACAAATGTAACGGGACACTTTGCTTTTTTTGTAGACGAAATTTTTAAACTCAATTTTTGGCAGGCTTTTGTTTATTTCTTATACATTTTTTTCTTTTTTTTAGGATCCTTTTCATCAAACTTATTAGTTGAAATTACATCAAAAACAAGTGACAGATTAATTTATGTAATTCCAACAATTATAGAAAGCGCTATTTTGTTCTTTTTAGCACTATCCGGACAATTTTTGATTTCACAAACCCCTAATTTACTTGCTTGTTCTTTGCTTTTTGCTATGGGCTTACAAAATTCATTAGTAACGACAATTTCTAATTCAACTGTTCGAACAACACACTTAACAGGGCTCTTTACAGACTTAGGAATTGAATTGTCCCAATTGTTTTTTTATAAAAATAAGGACCAAAAGGACAAGCTGTATTCTTCAATAAAATTACGCCTGACTATTATTGCTTTTTTCTTTTTAGGCGGACTTTTAAGCGGTATTTTTTATTCGGCCTTACAACTTTATGTATTAGCAATTGCAGCGACAGTTTTAATTATTGGAATAATATATGACGACTTAAAATTAAAATTAATAAGATATAACAGGAGCCAAAATGAGAAAGGCAAAAAAGACACCTAA
- a CDS encoding sensor histidine kinase encodes MTQLSFKNRIALNYIITTGLLILVVFSAIYSTVKFTVYKHLDENLKIEIENHLKEIKIENDMVFLMDEEEWEEREHNSVDVNPVFVQFLDLHKKVIEKSPNLKNEVLVFHDNIGFYKTFDTTLLKSTVRQIQVPLHIKSKKIGYLIIAMPLTDSTKVLNNLFETLLIAFPFILILLFLIARFFAGRSIRPINAITDISGMITRDNLKTRIPLPKKRDELYTLSETINNLLNRIEDAVEREKQFASDASHELRTPLTVIKGTLEVLIRKPRNNNEYEEKINYCINEVDNLNILVDQLLMLARFENQRHNVLSESVYLNAVVLDVITLNSEKISSKAIHMKFDAEGEFYINSDNYLVVTIFRNIISNALKYTNNRGHVSVSLFKENSKIICRISDNGIGIKKTDLEAIFNPFFRSNSSVHPEIKGTGLGLSIVKRFTELLDIKFQIESRINEGTTVVLEFNEEEIRL; translated from the coding sequence ATGACACAGCTTTCCTTTAAAAACAGAATCGCCTTAAATTATATCATTACAACAGGATTGTTGATTCTGGTAGTTTTTTCGGCTATTTATTCCACAGTAAAATTTACGGTTTATAAGCATCTTGATGAGAATTTAAAGATCGAAATTGAGAATCATTTAAAAGAGATCAAAATAGAAAACGATATGGTTTTCCTGATGGATGAAGAGGAGTGGGAGGAACGCGAACATAACTCAGTGGATGTAAATCCGGTTTTTGTCCAGTTTTTGGATTTGCATAAAAAAGTGATCGAAAAATCACCAAATTTAAAAAATGAAGTCCTTGTATTTCATGATAATATAGGATTTTACAAAACCTTTGATACAACCTTATTAAAAAGCACTGTCAGACAGATTCAGGTTCCGCTTCATATAAAATCAAAAAAAATTGGTTATCTGATTATTGCGATGCCACTTACAGATTCGACCAAAGTTTTAAATAACCTTTTTGAGACTTTGTTAATTGCTTTTCCTTTCATTTTAATACTATTATTTTTAATTGCGCGCTTTTTTGCCGGAAGGAGCATCAGGCCTATTAATGCCATTACAGATATTTCAGGTATGATTACAAGGGATAATCTTAAAACCAGAATTCCCCTGCCTAAAAAACGTGATGAATTATATACGCTTTCTGAAACAATCAATAATTTGCTGAATCGTATTGAGGATGCCGTAGAGCGTGAAAAGCAATTTGCATCAGATGCATCACACGAATTGAGAACGCCTTTAACCGTTATCAAGGGGACTCTGGAAGTGCTGATCAGAAAACCACGTAATAACAATGAATACGAAGAAAAAATAAATTACTGTATCAACGAAGTAGATAATCTCAATATATTGGTGGATCAGCTTCTTATGCTGGCGCGTTTTGAGAATCAAAGACATAATGTTTTATCTGAATCTGTTTATCTGAACGCTGTTGTTTTAGATGTAATTACTTTAAATTCAGAGAAAATCAGCAGCAAAGCAATCCATATGAAATTTGATGCCGAAGGAGAATTTTACATTAATTCAGATAATTACCTTGTGGTAACTATTTTTAGGAATATTATTTCTAATGCCCTTAAGTATACCAATAATCGTGGTCACGTTTCTGTTTCACTTTTTAAAGAAAACAGTAAAATTATCTGCAGGATTTCAGACAACGGAATCGGAATTAAGAAAACAGATTTAGAGGCTATCTTTAATCCTTTTTTCAGGTCGAATTCGTCAGTACATCCAGAAATTAAAGGAACAGGATTAGGATTGTCTATCGTTAAACGTTTTACAGAACTGCTTGATATTAAGTTTCAGATAGAAAGCAGGATTAATGAAGGTACAACAGTAGTTTTAGAATTTAACGAAGAGGAAATTAGGCTATAA